From a region of the Acomys russatus chromosome 4, mAcoRus1.1, whole genome shotgun sequence genome:
- the C4H15orf48 gene encoding normal mucosa of esophagus-specific gene 1 protein encodes MGIFQRLMKNKELIPLVFIMTVAVTGASSFALYALQKTDVVIDRKRNPEPWEMVDPTQPQKLITINQQWKPVEELQRVRRATR; translated from the exons ATGGGCATTTTCCAGAGACTGATGAAAAATAAGGAA CTCATCCCTTTGGTGTTTATCATGACTGTGGCCGTTACTGGAGCCTCGTCTTTTGCTTTGTATGCTTTACAAAAAACCGATGTGGT TATTGATCGAAAAAGAAACCCAGAACCTTGGGAAATGGTGGATCCTACTCAACCCCAAAAG CTTATAACCATCAACCAGCAATGGAAGCCAGTTGAAGAGCTGCAGAGAGTCCGAAGGGCGACCAGATGA